A single region of the Epinephelus moara isolate mb chromosome 12, YSFRI_EMoa_1.0, whole genome shotgun sequence genome encodes:
- the si:dkeyp-72h1.1 gene encoding protein LBH, with protein sequence MTEVMNTCNSTVGGASGEDVLALQVDCFPKLSRRLPSIVVEQTDGGQVESGELRWPPDDVSCDVREGHTQKTGVPVEEAGPEEQVMGGV encoded by the exons atgACAGAGGTGATGAACACCTGCAACTCAACGGTGGGCGGAGCTTCAGGAGAGGATGTACTGGCTCTGCAg gtGGACTGTTTTCCCAAACTCTCCAGGCGTCTGCCCTCCATCGTGGTGGAGCagacagatggagggcaggTGGAAAGCGGCGAGCTCCGCTGGCCTCCTGATGATGTCAGCTGTGATGTCAGAGAAGGCCACACCCAGAAGACAG GTGTACCTGTGGAGGAGGCGGGGCCAGAGGAGCAGGTTATGGGCGGAGTTTAA